The genomic region CGATGTCGGCAACTTCGCCTCTTATGCCCGCTGCGTAAAGAGTGCGCATTACTCCAACGGCAAGAAAAAGGGCGAAGGTAACACCAAGAACGGCAATGCTTACTTGATCTGGGCCTTTATCGAAGCGGCCAATTTTGCGCGACGCTTCAGTGCGGACGCCAAACGCTTTTTCGAGAAAAAGAAAGCCAAGACCAACGCCGTGGTCGCTACCAAAGCACTGGCGCACAAACTGGCGCGGGCGAGTTACCACATTTTGAAGGAGAAACAGCCTTTTGATGCCAAGCGCTGTTTCGCCTGAAGGGCGAGTTAAGGTGATGGCCGATCAACCAAAAAGGGACTGGCGTAAGCCATAAAATCTGAGTGGCGGCCGGCTGTCACCGCCTGAGTGTGTTGTAACCGGGTCGTCTGCCAAATGAGCCCGTTGAGACTGGACGTGCTTTTGCACGAACCACAGATCTGTGACACGTTTTTGGACATTTGGCGGCACCAACGTTTCTCTGGGGCAGTTGACTGCCAGGGCGGTGCTGGGTGTATCGCTACCGCTTGATCCACATGGGTGTCAGGCACGACTCGGTCGTAGCCAGCGATGAGGAAACGGATACGACGGGTTCAACCAGTCGGGTTTAGTGATAGGAGAAACCCCGCAGCAAAAGCTGCAGGGCAAGTTGGCTTTTAGCCTTGACTCGAGACCGGCTAATGGGTGCCCCCTTTTCCCCAGAAGCCAGCTAAATCCCGAACAGTTTCCGAGGGAACCCCGTTTCATCCGGGAACCCCATCGCTTTGAAAGTGCAGCCCGGCATAGAAGGCTTGGTGTCGATCAGATCCGCAACTTCGCGGATCCAGGTCGAAGCTGGTGCAATTCTCTGCAGCAGAAACCATATGACCGCGACTAATCCGTACAGCCGCTTGAGCGCATGTTGATCCAGCCCCAACGTCTGAAAATACGGGGCGGCGGGGACCGCTAACGGGTTGGGCGAAGCCTGATTCCAGATACGCGTATGGTGCGCACAGCGGTTGCGCAAATGGCTGGTTTGCTGCATCCATCGACTGAGCATCTTGGCGTTGTTCAAGCCGAGGCGCGTGAGTATGAGATTTTGATACTTGCTATTGAGCAGCTCGAAAAACTCCGAGAGATCCCCGAAATCCCATGCCTCCACCGCGCCCCATACGGGAATGGACTTACCGGCTCGCAAGTGCCATTGAATACAGTCCTCTTTGCTCCGCGCAATGTGCGACTGTTGCTTCACACTCCACTCTGTCCACTTGTTTCGCGTATTACCACGGCGGTCCGTGTACGGTTGAGTCCATTTGTGCAGAATGAATTTAACATTGGCGTAGGCCATCGGGTCGTGATACCCAACCTCGTGAGCCATCACGGTCTTGAGGTTAACCTCCAGGCGCTCGACTGCATCCAGCATCAGCATTCGCAATCGTTTATCGAACTTGTAAAGGTCTACGATCGTGTCGAAAGAGGTGGCGACCTGGAAAGTGTCGAGACGAAAAGGCTTGCCCGTGACCGAGCAGACGTCTTGCTGCAGGCCGTTCATCTTGAACTCTCGCGCCGGGTACCAGTAACCGCTGAGACGGTAATACCCTAGCTGCACGAGCTTGCGTTCTGCACGAGACGGGTCATGGATTTGCATCCCCCTGCTGGCCAGCAACGCAACCAAATCAGGGTATGTACGGAACGGCTTCGGAGGGGCTGGGCTAGACAACTTCCATGTTCCAGAAACAAGAAGGCCCGAACGTAATGCCGGACTAAGCCAGCACCAGAGGATCGGGCGCGATTGGAATTAATGCTGCCGTAGCCTGATGACCCTGTCAATGTGTACGTCACAGAAAACGCAGTAAACACCAGAGTTTATGCGGGTTTGCGACGATCTGTTGCAGACGATGGCGCGCGCTTGTGAGCAGCCTAAAACAGAGCACTGCGGATTGTTGTCAGGCCATTCCGAAATAGCGGTAGGGATATTCTCACCGTCATCGGAGGTGGCCAATGACCGATCAATCAGACGCATCTGCTCCCTGAAATCCCCCACAGATCTGATGCTGTTTCTCACCCGTAATGCTTGCTATACATCC from Pseudomonas sp. GGS8 harbors:
- a CDS encoding Abi family protein encodes the protein MQIHDPSRAERKLVQLGYYRLSGYWYPAREFKMNGLQQDVCSVTGKPFRLDTFQVATSFDTIVDLYKFDKRLRMLMLDAVERLEVNLKTVMAHEVGYHDPMAYANVKFILHKWTQPYTDRRGNTRNKWTEWSVKQQSHIARSKEDCIQWHLRAGKSIPVWGAVEAWDFGDLSEFFELLNSKYQNLILTRLGLNNAKMLSRWMQQTSHLRNRCAHHTRIWNQASPNPLAVPAAPYFQTLGLDQHALKRLYGLVAVIWFLLQRIAPASTWIREVADLIDTKPSMPGCTFKAMGFPDETGFPRKLFGI